CTCGATGCGCCGACCGGGTAGGCCCTGGCCGAAATTGCGGTGGAATTCCCGCAACTTGTCGCCGTTGACCGGGTGCTCGTACACCCACACGCACTGTGCGACCAGTTCCTGGCCGGTGGCGCGCTGCCCGAGGAAGAGCAGTTGGTCGGTGAACGAGAGCCGGTCGTCCGGTGTCGCCGTGCGGGGCGGTGTCGAGAGTTTCATGATGAATTCGCCGTGCCTCAGGCCGATCTGAGATCGAGTTCGGTGATGCGCGCCGTCGGAACGTCGTCGTGGCGGCCCTCGGCCACCGCGACGCACACCGACCGGTAGGCCTCGACGAACTGCTCGACCGATGCGCGGGCGACCGGGTTGTTCGGGAACGCGACCGTTATCCACGTGCCGTGGAACTGGTTCACCCACATGCCGACCTGGTTGGCCGCACCCATCTCGCTGTAGATCCGACCGTTGATCCTGTTCCACTCGGCGACGACGGCGGGGGACAGCGGGGCCGCGGTGGTGTCGAGGTACGACACCATCGGCACACCGGGGTCGGGCGGCCGCAGGCCGCGTTCGGTCGCGCCCAGCTCGAGCACCCGGTCGAACGGGACGTGCGCGAGGTACAGACCCGAATCGAACGAACGCTGTGCGGTGCGCGCCGTCTCGGCGAACGATGATCCGATGGGCACCGAGATCGGCACGGTACCGGTGAACCAACCGGTGGCCATGATCTCGGCCTCGGTTCCCCTGGTCGTCGTCGGCGTGATGACGTAGTACGTGTCCAGACCGGTCAGCTGGTACTGGGCCAGCGCGGCGGCGGCGAAGACACCACCGATGAACCGCGAACCCGCTGCGATGCAAGCCGATTCGAAACCTCGGGTCTGCTGCTCGTCCAACAGCTGGGCCGTCATCAGGTCACCGGTGCACGGCACCGACAGGTCGCCGAGCGGCAGGGGGAACTTGGGCAGGGTGCCGTTGTTGCCCTCCAGGAACGTGATCCACTCCTTGATCTCGGGGGAGTCGAGGGTCAGCCCCGAGGTGTACTTGCGCTGCCGCAGGCAGTAGTCGTCGTAACTACCTGCGGGCGGCAGCGCGATCGGCGCACTGCCGCTCACCAGTGCCGCGTACATCAGGTGGATCTCGACGAGCATCAGCCCGAGGAATGTGGCGTCCACATGGACGTGGTCCACGCTCATGTAACAGGTGAAGTGGTCGGCGCGCTGGATGATCCCGAACCGGAAGCAATCCCACTGCAACGGGCCCGGGGTGTCCAGGATGTGCTCGCGCCACTGCTGGCAGGTCTGCACCCCGTGATCGGTCGGCACGAAGCTGACGTCGCGGGGGCTGCGGAGCTTACGCCGGACGATGCGGTCGTCGACGGTGAACTCGAACCGGCTGTGGTAGGTGTCGTGCCTGCGCAGATACGCGTTGATCACATGCGTCATCGCTCGGATGTCGCACTGGCCCGCCATGTTCCACGCCGGGATGGTCAGCCGGGCCATCGGCACGCCCCGCCCGGTGTGCTCGCGGTAGGCGCGCAGATGCTGGGCCTGCTGATAGCTGGCGGGCACATCGCTGGCCGGGGCGTCGGCGACCTTTGCCAATGTGCTCCGCGACGGGCCCCATGACACGTGTTTGCCAGGAGCGTCGTCCCAGTTCTGGATATCGGTCAGTTCGAACATGGTCCTACTCCTTCCTTCGGTGACTGACGGTGCCCGCTGCGGTGATCACGACCTTCGTTCACGATGACGCCGACATGGCGTCGTCGGTGTCGAGCATCTCGCACAACCGTTGTGCCAGACCCCGGATGGTGGTCATGTCCATCGCGCTGACGCGCACACCTGTCTCGGTCTCGATGCGGGTACGAAGTTCCAAGTGGCCCAGAGAATCCAGACCGTACTCCGACAGCGGACGGTCCGGGTCCACCGTGCGGCGCAACAGCAGGCTGACCTGTTCGGCGATGAGGCGGCGCAGGTGCGTCGGCCATTCCTCGCGGGGCAGCGCGGCGAGTTCGGAACGCAGTTTCCTGGTCTCCGAAGCGCCCTGGTTGTCGGACAGGAACAACTCCGCGAACGGGCTGCGCTGCGCGAACGCGGTCAGCCACGACGCACCGAGAACCGGTGCGTAGCCGTTGTACACGCGGTCGTGGCGCAGGATCGCCTCGAACGCGAAGGCACCCTCGTCGGGGGCAATCGCGTTGTCGCCCTCGGCCATTGCCGTGCCGCGGCCGATCTCACCCCAGGCGCCCCACGCGATCGACGTCGCGGGCAGGCCCTGGGCCCGCCGCCAGTGCATGAACGCGTCCAGCCAGCTGTTGGCCGCGGCGTACGCACCCTGACCGGGCGAGCCCACCAGGGCCGCGGCCGAGGAGAACGAGCAGAACCAGTCCAGCTCGGCGGCTTCGGGCCCGCCGGATTGCACGGCCTGGTGCAGATTCCACGCGCCGTACACCTTCGGTGCCCAGTCGTGCTCGACCAGTTCGTCGGTGATGTTGGCCAGTGTCGCGTCCTCGACCACCGCCGCGGCGTGCAACACACCGCGCAGCGGCAGACCGGTCCGGGTCGCGGCCGCCACCAGCCGGCGTGCGGTGTCGGGCTCGGCGATGTCGCCGCACTCGACCACGATGTCGGCGCCGGTGGCGCGGATCAGGTCGATGATCTCGCTCGACCTGGTCGACGGGGCGCTACGCGAGTTCACCACGATGCGTCCGCAACCCGCGGCCGCCATCCGTTCGGCCAGGAACAGGCCGAGACCACCGAGACCGCCGGTGATGACGTAGGCGCCGTCGGCGCGGAACACCGGGACCTGCTCGGGTGGCACCACGACCTGGCTGCGGCCGGTGTCCGGGATGTCGATCACCAGCTTGCCGGTGTGCTGGGCGCCGCCCATGAGCCGGATCGCGGTCGCGGCCTCTTCGAGCGGGTAGTGCGTGATCTCCGGCAGAGGCAGTGTGCCGTCGGCGATCAGGCGGTAGACCGTCGCGAGCAGATCGCGGATCTTGCGCGGATGCGTCACCGTCATCAGCGCGAGGTCGACGGCGTAGAACGACAGGTTGCGGCGGAACGGGAACAACCCGAGGCGGGTGTCGGCGTAGATGTCGCGCTTGCCGATCTCCACGAACCGGCCACCGAACGCGAGCAGTTCCAGACCGGCCCGCTGCGCAGGCCCGGTCACCGAGTTCAGCACGATGTCGACGCCGTAACCGTCGGTGTCGGTGCGGATCTGGTCGGCGAAATCGGTGCTGCGCGAGTCGTACACGTGCTGGATGCCCCAGTCGCGTAGCAGCTGGCGGCGCTTCTCGCTGCCCGCCGTCGCGTAGATCTCGGCACCGGCCGCACGGGCGACCGCGATCGCGGCCTGGCCCACACCACCGGTGGCGGAGTGGATCAAAATCTTGTCGCCGGAACCGATCCGGGCCAGCTCCTGCAGCCCCAGCCACACCGTGCCGTAGGCCAATCCGACTGCAGCGGCCTCATGTTCGCTGATGCCGTCGGGCAGCTTGGTGGCCAGATCGGCCTCGCAGGTGACGAAGTTGCTCCAGCAGCCGTTGGCCGACACGCCGCCGACACGGTCGCCGACGCGGTGCGTCGTGACGCCGGGGCCGACCGCGGTGACGACGCCACCGAATTCGGATCCCAGCTCGGGCAGGCGGCCGTCATAGCTCGGGCACCGGCCGAACGCCACGAGCACATCGGCGAAGTTGATGCTCGACGCCTTGACCGCGACCTCGATCTGACCCGGTCCCGGCGTGCCGCGTTCGAACGTGACCAGCTCCATGGACTCCAGGTCGCCCGGGTTGCGGACCACCAGGCGCATGCCCGCGGATGCGTTGTCGGCCACCGCGGTACGGCGCTCGGCCGCGCGCAGCGGCGACGGGCACAACCGTGCGGCGTACCACTGCCCGGCACGCCACGCGGTTTCGTCCTCGGGCGATCCGGACAGCAGCTGACGCACCAGGGCGTCGCTGTCGGTGCTGTCGTCGACGTCGATCTGGGTGGCGCGCAACCGAGGATGCTCCATGCCGATCACCCGGATCAGACCACGCAGGCCGGCGTGCTGCAGGCGCAGCTCGTCGGTGTCGAGCACCTGCTGGGTGCGGTGGGTCACGACGTACAGACGTGGCGGTTCGCCGACGGCGTCGGCCAACGTGCGTGCGATCCGCACCAGATGGCGTACGTGGTCGGCCCCGCGGCGTCCCTGGGTGCCTGGGTCGTGTGCCTCGTCGGTCTCGGTGTCGGTCATGACGACCACCACACCGGCGAGCGGCTGCTCGTCGAGGCGCGCGGTGAGCGCCGCGGCCTGCGCGTCGTGGTCGGCGTCGTGCGACCACGCCATCGTCGTCGTGGGCATGCCCGCACCGATGAGGGCGCTGACAACGCCTGCGGCGCGCGGGTTCTCGTCGTCGTCACCGGCGAGGAGCACCAGCCACGACGCGGCGTCGACCGTCTCGGAGCCCTCGGGCCGGGGCAGCTCGCGCTGCTGCCACTCGATGGTGAGCAGGCGTTCGTCGAGCAGGCGTTCCTCCTCGGCCTTGTCCGAGTTGCCGGTGCCCAGTTGCAGACCCATCGCGCTGAGCAGCACGGTGCCGTCGGCGTCGAGCAGCTCGAGATCGGCCTCGACACCGAAGGCGTCGGCCTTGACGATCCG
This region of Mycolicibacterium goodii genomic DNA includes:
- a CDS encoding condensation domain-containing protein, producing the protein MFELTDIQNWDDAPGKHVSWGPSRSTLAKVADAPASDVPASYQQAQHLRAYREHTGRGVPMARLTIPAWNMAGQCDIRAMTHVINAYLRRHDTYHSRFEFTVDDRIVRRKLRSPRDVSFVPTDHGVQTCQQWREHILDTPGPLQWDCFRFGIIQRADHFTCYMSVDHVHVDATFLGLMLVEIHLMYAALVSGSAPIALPPAGSYDDYCLRQRKYTSGLTLDSPEIKEWITFLEGNNGTLPKFPLPLGDLSVPCTGDLMTAQLLDEQQTRGFESACIAAGSRFIGGVFAAAALAQYQLTGLDTYYVITPTTTRGTEAEIMATGWFTGTVPISVPIGSSFAETARTAQRSFDSGLYLAHVPFDRVLELGATERGLRPPDPGVPMVSYLDTTAAPLSPAVVAEWNRINGRIYSEMGAANQVGMWVNQFHGTWITVAFPNNPVARASVEQFVEAYRSVCVAVAEGRHDDVPTARITELDLRSA